One segment of Diaphorobacter sp. HDW4B DNA contains the following:
- a CDS encoding crotonase/enoyl-CoA hydratase family protein, whose translation MGDFLLYEQNDALVTLTMNQPDKRNPLTGNDAVADFHEAIERIEADPSVRCVILTGNGPSFSAGGDIQTIEDQASPEMAQMTIRHWYRKGIQSLSNALFNLEVPIIAAVNGHAMGAGLDLACMCDIRIASDKAVFAESFIKLGIIPGDGGAWLLPRVIGMARAAELAFTADVINAAKALEWNLVSQVVPHDQLMSAANALALRITQHPSHGVRLTKRLMKEAIHARLDSILELSAAFQCIAHKTADHHEAVKAFKEKRPPVYS comes from the coding sequence ATGGGCGATTTTCTCTTGTATGAACAAAACGATGCACTGGTCACATTGACCATGAACCAGCCGGACAAACGCAATCCACTTACCGGCAACGACGCAGTGGCGGATTTTCATGAAGCGATCGAGCGCATCGAGGCTGACCCCAGCGTGCGATGCGTGATCCTCACGGGCAACGGGCCATCATTTTCTGCAGGCGGCGATATCCAGACCATCGAGGATCAGGCATCACCCGAGATGGCGCAAATGACGATCCGGCACTGGTATCGCAAAGGCATCCAGAGTCTGAGCAATGCGCTCTTCAATCTCGAAGTGCCGATCATCGCCGCAGTCAACGGTCATGCCATGGGCGCCGGACTGGATCTCGCCTGCATGTGCGACATCCGCATTGCATCCGACAAGGCCGTTTTCGCTGAAAGCTTCATCAAACTGGGCATCATCCCCGGCGACGGCGGCGCATGGTTGCTGCCTAGAGTGATCGGCATGGCGCGCGCTGCGGAACTGGCCTTCACTGCCGACGTCATCAATGCCGCCAAGGCACTTGAATGGAATCTGGTGTCCCAGGTAGTTCCACATGATCAATTGATGTCCGCAGCGAACGCGCTGGCCCTGCGCATCACTCAACACCCATCGCATGGCGTGCGGCTCACCAAGCGCTTGATGAAGGAGGCCATCCATGCCCGACTCGATTCCATTCTGGAACTCTCGGCGGCGTTTCAGTGCATTGCCCACAAGACGGCAGACCACCACGAAGCGGTGAAAGCCTTCAAAGAGAAGCGCCCACCGGTCTATTCGTGA
- a CDS encoding DUF2889 domain-containing protein, with amino-acid sequence MEPKANTHAASSDGVQRVEIHTRQIELKGYQRSDGLYEVEARMSDRKPHAFTTPWSGRTVLAYGATHDMGVRLVFDTDMTVHDVETFTHDAPYPACFDGGKPFKALIGLSMKQGWTRAVNECLPSASRCTHLKELLNPLATVAFQSLTMLRLGQPHQVDDNGRPLKIDSCFAYASHGPVVAQLWPEHSTASP; translated from the coding sequence ATGGAGCCCAAAGCCAACACCCACGCAGCTTCAAGTGACGGTGTCCAGCGAGTCGAGATACACACGCGCCAGATAGAGCTCAAAGGGTATCAGCGATCAGATGGACTCTACGAAGTGGAGGCTCGCATGTCGGATCGAAAGCCGCACGCATTCACGACCCCCTGGAGTGGCCGTACGGTTCTCGCATACGGTGCAACGCATGACATGGGCGTGAGGCTGGTGTTCGATACGGACATGACAGTGCATGACGTCGAAACCTTCACCCACGATGCACCCTATCCGGCATGCTTTGACGGAGGCAAGCCCTTCAAGGCACTGATCGGATTGAGCATGAAGCAGGGTTGGACGCGCGCCGTCAACGAGTGCCTGCCGTCTGCCTCTCGATGCACGCATTTGAAGGAACTGCTCAATCCTCTGGCGACGGTCGCTTTCCAGTCGCTGACCATGCTGCGACTCGGGCAACCTCATCAAGTCGATGACAACGGCCGGCCCTTGAAGATCGACAGTTGCTTTGCCTACGCGTCCCACGGACCGGTAGTCGCGCAACTCTGGCCCGAGCACTCCACCGCAAGCCCGTGA
- a CDS encoding porin yields the protein MMNRNFAFAPLLCVAAIAHAQGSLTISGTMDMGLQHLNGAGTSKSSLFSGGNTTSKLVLRGTEVISPGLQTFFWLESGMSADEGKFNTANTRNQPHVTASSGGGMAFDRRAILGVKGTYGTVQAGRDWSPTYETFSAKFDPFAISIGIGLNYSGSKNSDGVRVSNSIAYLTPKIASAFDLKVQHWFGEGAGDSYGTGSGMRLGYENAGMLAALAYANTQLKDASVIYRNVAVNYRVMNDLALIFSANNDSYGQINYRGWLGGFNYRLGSGEIKASYSTIRVRSSEEPSGRKWALGYVHHLSRRTALYGTVAHISNRNGGAFNAAGFEVGKNQSMNGVDLGIRHNF from the coding sequence ATGATGAACAGAAATTTTGCATTCGCTCCGTTGCTCTGCGTGGCAGCCATCGCCCATGCACAAGGCTCATTGACGATCTCGGGGACCATGGACATGGGGCTTCAGCACCTCAACGGAGCGGGAACTTCGAAGTCCAGCCTCTTCAGCGGAGGCAACACCACAAGCAAACTCGTGCTGCGTGGCACCGAGGTCATCAGCCCGGGTCTGCAAACCTTCTTCTGGCTGGAGTCCGGCATGTCGGCTGATGAAGGAAAATTCAATACAGCCAACACAAGAAACCAACCACACGTCACCGCCAGCTCGGGTGGCGGCATGGCATTCGATCGGCGTGCCATTCTTGGTGTCAAAGGCACGTATGGAACCGTTCAGGCCGGTCGGGATTGGTCGCCAACCTACGAAACCTTTTCGGCCAAGTTCGATCCGTTTGCGATCAGCATCGGCATTGGGCTGAACTATTCGGGCAGCAAGAACAGTGACGGAGTCAGAGTCTCCAACAGCATCGCTTATCTCACGCCCAAGATCGCATCGGCTTTTGACCTCAAGGTGCAGCACTGGTTTGGCGAAGGTGCGGGTGATTCTTATGGCACAGGAAGCGGCATGCGCCTTGGGTACGAGAATGCGGGCATGCTGGCAGCGCTCGCCTACGCCAACACGCAGTTGAAGGACGCCAGCGTCATCTACCGAAACGTCGCGGTGAACTATCGCGTAATGAACGATCTGGCGCTCATCTTCAGCGCCAACAACGACAGCTACGGTCAAATCAACTACCGGGGCTGGCTGGGTGGGTTCAACTACCGGCTGGGCTCCGGAGAGATCAAAGCCTCCTACTCGACCATCCGCGTGCGCTCTTCGGAAGAGCCCAGCGGCCGCAAATGGGCCCTGGGATATGTCCACCACCTCTCGCGCCGAACTGCGCTCTACGGCACAGTCGCGCACATCAGCAACCGCAATGGAGGTGCCTTCAACGCCGCAGGTTTTGAAGTGGGCAAGAACCAATCGATGAATGGCGTGGATCTGGGGATACGCCACAACTTCTGA